The genome window CTTTAAAACCTTCAGGGAATTTTCAAAAGATACCGGCATAAGTGTAGTATATGGTTTTAACGAAAAGTATGAAGATAAGTATTATAATTCCTCAATATTGATCAATAGTGACGGGACATTTAAAATATACAGAAAGACTCACTTGTTTTTCAGAGAAAAATTGTTTTTCACTCCTGGGAACACAGGCTTTTGGGTGGAAAATGTTAACGGAATAAAAGTAGGAGTTGCCATCTGTTTTGATTGGTACTTTCCAGAATCCTTTAGAACATTGGCTTTATTAGGGGCAGATTTAATTTTACATCCAGCAAATTTGGTCTTACCATATTGCCAAGAAGCCAATAAAATTAGATCTTTAGAAAATAAGGTTTATATTGCCACATCAAATATTTGGGGAACCCAGAGCAATGGTGAAATACAGTATTCTTTCACAGGTAAAAGTCAAGTGACTTCACCCAACGGCGAAGTGCTTTTTAGACTACCAGACCAAGGAGATTTTATTCAAACAGTAGAAATTGATGAAAGAAAATCTCAAAACAAAAGTATCAATGAGTATAATGATCTCTTCAAGGA of Petrotoga miotherma DSM 10691 contains these proteins:
- a CDS encoding nitrilase-related carbon-nitrogen hydrolase, which produces MFKVSVVQFKPELFEIKKNVDKVMKIVEGVDSDFIVFPELAFSGYAFSSKKEVEETYESPLEENGYAFKTFREFSKDTGISVVYGFNEKYEDKYYNSSILINSDGTFKIYRKTHLFFREKLFFTPGNTGFWVENVNGIKVGVAICFDWYFPESFRTLALLGADLILHPANLVLPYCQEANKIRSLENKVYIATSNIWGTQSNGEIQYSFTGKSQVTSPNGEVLFRLPDQGDFIQTVEIDERKSQNKSINEYNDLFKDRNPKYYFHS